A window of the Labeo rohita strain BAU-BD-2019 chromosome 1, IGBB_LRoh.1.0, whole genome shotgun sequence genome harbors these coding sequences:
- the LOC127164111 gene encoding protein NLRC3, with the protein MSSVKVLLVNSLKELGKDLKEFRWFLNNKGIPKYDLQNADVFDIVDKMVDRFGPKEAVLITVDILRKMNQNLLSEQLKKKYNEGSPADSITDLHDYSKISYKLKNKLRQNYEQILVGNSQRGHRLYLNNIYTDLDVVENETGGIVNEHEVRQIEFIHSRSTVQDTVIQCNDMFKVQSDMGQQNKKVLTMGIAGVGKTVSVNKFILDWAEGKDNQDIVLIFPLPFRELNLIKKKYSLMELLNKYFFSGSEELSSLPEDDSKVMFIFDGLDECRFPLNFKQGDRFTNVHEKTTVSKIVTNLIKRRLVSSALIWITSRPAAAGLIPRDYIDQVTEVRGFNDEQKEQYFIKNSSPEVAGNIIRHVRKSRSLYIMCHIPVFCWISLTVLQPLLARESNDKTPTTLTEMYINFLFYQNQQMKKRFLELKPKVKSFDEIILKLGKLAFKQLQKGNLIFYKEDLEKCGLDVSEGSVYSGLCTQIFLEENAVSERKVYSFVHLSIQEFLAALYVLFKYKCYGRNAFLRSERKRLSLKPSKTSLFELHEFAICKALQSKNGHLDLFLRFLLGLSLESNQNYLKELLPRLETKPVNVKDTVDYIKRTIETEKSVERIINLFHCLVELKDDFMEDIQKYLSSGNLSEQNLSSAQWSGLVFVRLMSDEKFELQEYSRSEEVQGLPVTHNTRKALVDHGGEIGTTAGLQTQSSNSLQQSTNTPTCCAFMNYEELFPQDACDLTLDLNTANTRLFLYEENRKVKHVKENLSYPDHPERFKHHEQVLCVESLTGCCYWEVEWSGWVNIAVTYKGINRKGGSDCSFGSNDKSWSLNCFEKRFTVRHNNNDTDILAPSPQSDRVGVCVDVSAGSLSFYSVSDTHTLTHLHTFNTTFTEPLYAGFRVDYASSVSLCQIKGERHIVKTER; encoded by the exons ATGTCGTCTGTTAAAGTGCTGCTTGTTAACTCACTAAAGGAACTTGGAAAAGATCTGAAGGAGTTTAGGTGGTTCTTAAATAATAAGGGTATTCCAAAATATGACCTGCAGAATGCAGATGTTTTCGATATAGTGGACAAGATGGTGGACCGTTTTGGACCAAAAGAAGCTGTACTGATCACGGTGGACATCCTGAGGAAGATGAACCAAAACCTACTGTCTGAACAGCTAAAGAAGAAATACAATGAAG GTTCACCTGCAGACAGTATAACTGATCTTCATGATTACAGTAAGATCAGCtacaaactgaaaaacaaattacGACAGAACTACGAGCAGATATTGGTTGGTAATTCACAGAGAGGTCATCGTCTGTATTTGAACAATATTTACACTGATTTAGATGTGGTGGAAAATGAGACGGGAGGAATAGTGAATGAacatgaggtgagacagattgaATTTATTCACAGCAGATCTACTGTCCAGGACACAGTCATACAGTGCAATGACATGTTTAAAGTTCAGAGTGATATGggtcaacaaaacaaaaaagtgttgACAATGGGAATTGCAGGGGTGGGAAAGACCGTCTCTGTTAATAAATTCATTCTTGACTGGGCTGAAGGAAAAGACAATCAGGATATAGTCTTGATCTTTCCACTCCCTTTCCGTGAACtgaatctgattaaaaaaaagtacagtctCATGGAACTGCTTAACAAATACTTCTTTAGTGGTTCTGAAGAACTGTCCTCTCTTCCTGAAGATGACTCTAAGGTCATGTTCATATTTGATGGGCTGGATGAATGTCGCTTCCCTTTGAACTTCAAACAGGGTGACAGATTTACAAatgtgcatgaaaaaacaacaGTGAGTAAGATAGTTACAAACCTGATCAAAAGACGTCTGGTctcctctgctctcatctggatcacatCCAGGCCAGCAGCAGCAGGTCTGATACCCAGAGACTACATTGATCAGGTGACAGAGGTGCGAGGATTTAACGATGAGCAGAAAGAGCAATACTTCATCAAAAACAGCAGTCCTGAGGTTGCTGGAAACATCATCCGTCACGTCAGGAAATCCAGGAGTCTgtacatcatgtgccacatccccgtcttctgctggatctctCTCACTGTTCTTCAGCCTCTGCTGGCTCGTGAGAGCAACGATAAAACACCCACAACTCTCACAGAGATGTACATAAACTTCTTATTTTATCAGAATCAACAGATGAAAAAGAGATTCCTTGAACTTAAGCCCAAAGTCAAGTCTTTTGATGAGATTATTCTGAAGCTTGGGAAACTGGCCTTTAAACAGCTGCAGAAAGGAAATCTGATTTTCTACAAAGAAGATCTTGAGAAGTGTGGACTAGATGTCAGTGAAGGGTCTGTGTACTCTGGGTTATGCACACAGATCTTTCTGGAGGAAAACGCTGTTTCAGAGAGAAAAGTTTACAGCTTTGTGCATCTCAGTATCCAGGAGTTTCTTGCTGCTCtctatgtgctttttaaatacaaatgctaTGGAAGAAATGCCTTTCTTCGATCTGAGAGAAAAAGACTATCATTGAAACCATCCAAAACGTCATTATTTGAGCTTCATGAGTTTGCAATCTGCAAGGCTTTACAGAGCAAGAATGGACACCTGGACCTTTTCCTCCGCTTTCTGCTGGGCCTctcactggagtccaatcagaATTACCTGAAGGAACTGCTGCCAAGACTGGAAACGAAACCTGTGAATGTCAAAGACACTGTTGATTATATAAAACGGACAATAGAGACGGAGAAATCAGTGGAGAGGATCATCAATCTCTTCCACTGTCTGGTTGAACTGAAAGATGACTTTATGGAGGACATTCAGAAGTATCTGAGCTCAGGAAATCTTTCTGAACAGAATCTCTCCTCTGCTCAGTGGTCTGGTCTGGTGTTTGTGCGCCTGATGTCAGATGAGAAGTTTGAACTGCAGGAATACAGTAGATCTGAAGAAGTGCAGGGGTTACCAGTGACCCACAACACCAGAAAAGCACT tgTGGACCATGGAGGAGAGATCGGAACGACAGCAGGTCTACAAACACAGTCCTCAAACAGTCTACAGCAGTCTACAAACACACCCACATGCTGCGCTTTCATGAATTATGAGGAACTGTTCCCACAAG atgcctgtgatctcacactggatcTAAACACAGCAAACACTCGTCTCTTTCTGTATGAGGAGAACAGGAAAGTGAAACATGTGAAAGAAAATCTGTcttatcctgatcatccagagagATTTAAGCACCATGAGCAGGTTCTGTGTGTTGAGAGTCTGACTGGATgctgttactgggaggttgAATGGAGCGGATGGGTGAATATAGCAGTGACATATAAAGGAATCAACAGGAAAGGAGGAAGTGACTGTTCGTTTGGATCTAATGACAAGTCCTGGAGTCTGAACTGCTTTGAAAAAAGATTCACCGTGAGGCACAATAATAACGACACTGACATACTGGCTCCTTCACCTCAGTCTGACAGAGTAGGAGTGTGTGTGGACGTGTCGGCCGGctctctgtccttctacagcgtctctgacacacacacactcacacacttacacacattcaACACCACATTCACTGAACCCCTCTATGCTGGATTCAGAGTTGATTATGCTTCTTCAGTGTCTCTGTGTCAGATTAAAGGAGAGAGACACATAGTTAAAACTGAGAGataa